Proteins from a single region of Theileria parva strain Muguga chromosome 1, complete sequence, whole genome shotgun sequence:
- a CDS encoding Rhoptry-associated protein 1 (RAP-1) family protein codes for MSVKHSILILLVLSLLRPGTSVTRKRTRRRALIPDQNPELSTDDESEVSEVERRVPPRRAKSISLKLSSPENLKSNEFEVSNSEPPENLHTESLENLHTKPFDNLQSKEFDDLLNKKLEGLKYEESEASVIKEPEPSTSREPEPSVIKESESVEIEEPKPSVRREAEPLKYSQTSVKFDRVTEMMSEHLSKSGVDSKKFCKYDWHNCTKFIEAYTRRCLAGDCYTLDNVPVVDLQDGLKVHLPFLNQYAFAMALFEDSGAWQKSKFYNIFGKIKNKIYGSDERTIESFNNKITRISFRNMDFGGDFNRMILTEVLYKASLHYLAYLSESSLAKYMNKWKFMRFFFRLKQTSWLTGAAKNIAKSKTLEMGMRDLQLVIDSYLLYLNVSGVVEPERLTISYSKLVKHSIMKVLGTKVVSALMSDYILTMPPMLNDFCKTSDDKNEKQNTVPFTPVHCRKMVSDYLERCQDGDCITLDTRTLLDGKDYLNVNLPDLDQLNAAVTIFVNSRAHKKAILDFIFRRKNRINQSQFVNKLYTENLKETKFNNRDHEVLGRYLYYDTLYFKIRSLKNRIRLFFSKKIETELKNFLQPLVKITPVRINKVKISLIFVAYRNYLFENNFAKDRDKLINFVQICHEVLSSFTDLMNLVGGKKKEKAKHLEPEEEELEKSNFDYELENKLIHDKEEPLVSTKSHKKHVNLENTVENMEEVY; via the coding sequence ATGTCAGTTAAACATTCTATTCTTATTCTACTGGTCCTGAGCCTACTAAGGCCTGGAACTTCCGTTACTAGGAAAAGAACACGTAGAAGAGCTCTAATTCCAGACCAAAATCCAGAATTGTCTACAGATGACGAATCTGAAGTTTCAGAAGTTGAACGACGCGTTCCTCCCAGACGTGCAAAATCCATTTCTCTCAAACTTTCCAGCcctgaaaatttaaaatccAACGAGTTTGAAGTTTCAAATAGTGAACCACCTGAGAATTTACATACCGAATCATTAGAGAATTTACATACCAAACCCtttgataatttacagAGTAAAGAGTTTGACGatttattgaataaaaaGTTAGAGGGCTTAAAGTATGAAGAATCGGAGGCTTCAGTGATTAAGGAACCAGAACCTTCAACGAGTAGGGAACCAGAACCTTCAGTAATTAAGGAGTCAGAAAGTGTGGAGATTGAGGAACCAAAACCTTCAGTAAGAAGGGAGGCGGAGCCTCTAAAGTATAGTCAGACTTCGGTGAAGTTTGACCGTGTGACTGAGATGATGTCAGAGCATTTATCAAAGAGTGGCGTGGATTCAAAGAAGTTTTGCAAATATGATTGGCACAACTGCACGAAATTTATCGAAGCTTACACCAGAAGATGTTTAGCGGGAGACTGTTACACTCTGGACAATGTTCCAGTGGTAGATTTGCAGGACGGTTTAAAGGTTCATCTTCCGTTTTTGAACCAGTATGCCTTTGCTATGGCTCTTTTCGAGGATTCAGGAGCCTGGCAAAAGAGTAAATTCTATAACATTTTCggtaaaattaagaacAAAATATACGGCAGTGATGAGCGGACAATTGAGTcctttaataataaaataacgCGGATTAGCTTTAGGAACATGGACTTTGGTGGAGACTTTAATCGCATGATTCTAACTGAGGTTTTGTACAAGGCTTCGCTTCACTATTTGGCATATTTGTCTGAGAGCTCCCTGGCCAAATATATGAATAAATGGAAATTTATGCGCTTCTTCTTTAGGCTAAAGCAGACCAGTTGGCTTACTGGGGCAGCAAAAAACATAGCAAAATCAAAAACTCTTGAAATGGGAATGCGTGACCTACAACTGGTAATCGATTCTTACCTGTTATATCTCAATGTTTCTGGTGTGGTAGAGCCTGAACGGTTGACCATTTCATACTCTAAACTGGTGAAACACTCAATAATGAAAGTTCTGGGCACTAAAGTTGTTAGCGCTTTAATGTCAGATTATATACTAACAATGCCTCCAATGCTTAACGATTTCTGTAAAACCTcagatgataaaaatgagaaGCAAAATACTGTTCCATTTACTCCAGTTCACTGCAGGAAAATGGTATCAGACTACTTGGAAAGGTGTCAGGACGGTGACTGTATTACTCTGGATACCCGAACGTTACTGGATGGAAAGGATTACTTGAATGTAAATCTTCCAGATTTGGACCAGTTGAATGCGGCTGTGACAATCTTTGTAAATTCCAGAGCGCACAAAAAAGCAATTCTCGACTTCATTTTCAGGCGTAAAAATAGAATAAACCAAAGCCAATTTGTGAATAAACTATACACTGAGAATCTAAAGgaaactaaatttaataacaGAGACCATGAAGTGCTGGGCAGATATCTCTACTATGACACACTTTACTTTAAAATCCGAAGCCTAAAGAACAGAATTAGGTTATTTTTCAGTAAGAAAATTGAAACTGAGCTTAAAAATTTCCTTCAACCCTTGGTTAAAATTACGCCTGTGAGGATTAACAAGGTTAAAATAAGCTTAATATTCGTGGCATACAGAAACTACTTGTTCGAAAATAACTTCGCAAAGGACAGAGACAAGCTTATCAACTTTGTACAAATCTGTCACGAGGTTTTGTCGTCATTTACTGACCTCATGAACCTGGTAGGAGGTAAGAAAAAGGAGAAAGCAAAGCATTTGGAGCCTGAGGAGGAAGAGTTAGAAAAGTCAAATTTTGACTATGAACTGGAGAATAAACTAATCCATGATAAAGAGGAACCCTTAGTTTCAACTAAATCGCATAAAAAACATGTAAACTTAGAGAATACTGTTGAAAATATGGAAGAAGTATATTGA
- a CDS encoding Rhoptry-associated protein 1 (RAP-1), producing MLNLLLILLNILVILEVNKCFCNDDSKVEPREEFGTVEERKRKAKKDFENLKSQCHDSEDNLIPCLMKAYLTAYKLIPAKFCEPDDQNCLNMVKLFDDRCSQKAEECLILDSVDLVELSDGHVYVPDLVQVEISNFVFRKSGAYKSCEWPSYTCVGECNCHCDSKSVELVYKRDFKAFVKLLTEKNAERLGLNDDSDLETLNIFLYRLLLYYT from the coding sequence ATGCTCAATCTCCTCTTAATACTCCTCAACATACTTGTGATCCTAGaagttaataaatgttTTTGTAACGATGATTCGAAAGTAGAACCCAGGGAAGAATTTGGTACCGTGGAAGAGCGTAAACGAAAGGCTAAAAAAGACTTTGAAAATCTCAAATCTCAATGTCATGATTCAGAAGACAATCTAATTCCCTGTTTAATGAAAGCATATCTTACGGCGTACAAGTTAATACCTGCGAAATTTTGTGAACCTGATGACCAAAATTGCTTGAATatggtaaaattatttgatgaCCGATGTTCCCAAAAAGCTGAGGAATGTCTAATTTTAGATTCAGTTGATCTGGTAGAGTTGAGTGACGGTCACGTTTATGTTCCTGATCTCGTCCAAGTTGAAATTTCAAACTTTGTTTTCAGGAAGTCTGGCGCATATAAATCCTGTGAATGGCCTAGTTATACTTGTGTTGGAGAGTGTAATTGTCACTGTGATTCTAAGTCAGTGGAACTGGTTTATAAGAGGGATTTTAAAGCCTTTGTTAAGTTACTAACTGAAAAAAATGCTGAACGTCTTGGTTTAAATGACGATTCAGACCTTGAAacacttaatatttttctATACAGGCTCCTCttatattatacttag
- a CDS encoding Casein kinase substrate phosphoprotein PP28 family protein, with the protein MGYKSRGSHKKFTPRGRSRYVASDDEIIARNQEISQEKHKESESDESSDDSNELEETPVNIIKGSNEEEFEPFEVNNPNKMKNAVEKTGVVELSRREREELKRQKFERDKMRLMAEGKLATARADLERLAKIRREREEALSRKMEKMKVGKS; encoded by the exons ATGGGATATAAGTCTAGAGGTTCtcataaaaaatttacGCCTAGGGGAAGGTCGAGATATGTCGCCTCGGATGATGAAATAATTGCGAGAAATCAAGAGATTTCACAGGAAAAACACAAAGAATCGGAATCAGATGAAAGTTCTGATGATTCCAATGAATTAGAAGAG ACCCctgtaaatattattaaaggCTCCAACGAGGAG GAATTTGAGCCTTTTGAGGTAAATAACCCGAACAAAATGAAGAACGCAGTGGAAAAAACCGGCGTCGTAGAACTGAGCAGAAGGGAACGAGAAGAACTCAAACGACAAAAATTTGAACGAGATAAAATG agGTTAATGGCTGAGGGGAAGTTGGCGACGGCAAGGGCTGACTTGGAGAG GTTGGCCAAAATAAGGCGGGAGAGGGAGGAAGCTTTATCCCGGAAAATGGAAAAAATGAAAGTCGGAAAGAGCTAA
- a CDS encoding Rhoptry-associated protein 1 (RAP-1) family protein codes for MGVKSLFKCFALIYLLFNYASGVTLKKNNGGSTLESQNTEEFVEETEKTVKEVNHLRVISDKMTSWFSKNSFNPSMFCEGDLSTCHTLVNRFVTRCKAGDCFTVDNVKVFASGDTTGLFLPHLAQYETAKYVFKNSGAKQNGWSDFADRFRTNKGKYSLQEFTNQILKRNLDAMNVENPTMAVLNEVFYALTIYYQKYLNNNKLHSSNQNNTRFLRFFFTVGKRRQLNRLVADVVGEKKMDISHSDVKSMVDSFVLYLTIGNYRPRHRLANAFGKLAKHALAKTMGYRKVSFLMADQLLNYPLDPMQFCKGKADVGCKETVTKYFERCDHGDCTSLDVVNLLDQKDWLNVKLPQLPQAFAAFQLFSTSKAKRPNWLKAVFTGQHRRMGNEEFKDMLYERNFANLTYSTKNQGLLERFLSKAAIEFMYRARGTETGKRLTNSSSFLMEAMTGVIGKGRVFVEVPRAKAMMLAYRNYLYKSGHDVSLRKVNRFASEVQHVVFSFLNDPYKGVYSKEYEKEWEKKVEKEAKKKQKELDKLKEQEEESEEEEETNKVKDFFGRLFGGKKKKKTKNVDTDVEEVKDKVQKEEEAYAKAREERLEEAGLSVE; via the coding sequence atggGAGTTAAATCACTATTTAAGTGCTTTGCACTAATTTACttgttatttaattatgCTAGTGGTGTAACTCTTAAGAAGAACAATGGCGGCTCCACTTTGGAAAGTCAGAATACTGAGGAGTTTGTGGAGGAGACTGAGAAAACTGTGAAGGAGGTTAACCACTTGAGGGTAATATCTGACAAAATGACCAGCTGGTTTTCCAAGAACAGTTTTAACCCTTCAATGTTCTGTGAAGGCGATTTAAGCACTTGTCACACTTTGGTTAACAGATTTGTGACTCGCTGCAAAGCCGGCGACTGCTTCACTGTTGACAATGTCAAGGTCTTCGCCTCAGGTGACACCACTGGTCTTTTCCTTCCTCACTTGGCTCAGTATGAGACTGCAAAGTACGTCTTCAAAAACTCTGGAGCTAAGCAGAACGGCTGGAGTGACTTTGCTGACCGCTTTAGGACGAATAAGGGCAAATATTCCCTCCAAGAATTTACTAACCAGATTCTAAAGCGGAATCTTGACGCCATGAATGTTGAAAATCCAACCATGGCAGTACTAAATGAGGTCTTCTATGCCCTTACAATTTACTATCAGAAGTATCTCAACAACAATAAGCTCCACAGCAGTAACCAAAACAATACCAGATTCCTGAGATTCTTCTTCACAGTTGGTAAAAGAAGACAACTTAACAGATTAGTCGCGGATGTTGTTGGTGAAAAAAAAATGGACATATCACATTCTGACGTAAAGAGCATGGTTGACTCGTTCGTATTGTACTTGACAATTGGTAACTATAGGCCTAGACATAGACTTGCTAATGCCTTTGGAAAACTCGCAAAACACGCTCTTGCCAAGACTATGGGATACAGAAAAGTTAGCTTCCTCATGGCTGATCAACTCTTGAACTACCCGCTCGATCCCATGCAGTTCTGCAAAGGCAAAGCCGACGTTGGTTGCAAAGAAACTGTTACAAAATACTTCGAAAGATGTGATCACGGCGATTGTACCTCTCTTGATGTTGTTAACCTCTTGGATCAAAAGGATTGGCTCAATGTTAAACTACCTCAGCTGCCTCAAGCCTTTGCCGCCTTCCAACTCTTTTCCACTAGCAAGGCCAAACGTCCTAACTGGCTCAAAGCAGTATTTACGGGACAGCACAGAAGAATGGGCAACGAAGAGTTTAAGGATATGTTATACGAACGCAACTTTGCCAATTTGACCTACAGTACTAAGAATCAGGGCTTACTTGAGAGATTCCTGTCTAAAGCCGCAATTGAGTTTATGTACAGGGCCAGAGGTACTGAAACGGGCAAAAGACTAACAAACTCAAGCTCATTCCTTATGGAGGCAATGACCGGCGTCATTGGTAAGGGTAGAGTGTTCGTCGAAGTGCCAAGAGCCAAGGCCATGATGCTGGCCTACAGAAATTACCTCTACAAGTCTGGTCATGACGTTTCTCTCAGAAAGGTTAACAGGTTCGCCTCTGAGGTTCAACACGTAGTCTTCTCCTTCCTGAATGACCCGTACAAGGGTGTGTACTCCAAGGAATACGAGAAGGAGTGGGAGAAGAAGGTAGAAAAAGAGGCCAAAAAGAAGCAAAAGGAGCTTGACAAACTCAAGGAACAGGAAGAAGAAAGCgaggaggaagaagaaACAAACAAGGTCAAAGACTTCTTTGGTAGATTATTTGGTGGCaaaaagaagaaaaagACAAAGAATGTTGATACTGACGTAGAAGAAGTTAAGGATAAAGTACAAAAAGAAGAAGAGGCATATGCCAAAGCGAGAGAAGAAAGACTTGAAGAAGCTGGACTCTCAGTTGAATAA
- the DHX37 gene encoding Helicase conserved domain protein, with amino-acid sequence MVDLWDTDLQNAKALIRSANECANIYTSQTDKAETLKCLTIIRAKVASLKRTINNLEMSLLDMDSSNLSSQVIHNRRRDLDEVIYSFRSLELILKNSNPDLTHIQPNSTRLNESDLREMSTSEFKYYRDTMIKIQDDELDLLDSSASSIKNISTNIRDEVNLHTRLLGDVSESMDYTNSFVNRNRERFNNIILRDSKALIKSLQQKNNKKKPKNLNTEPQEEEAVDNSSVDDEIQREESLDELTTEDLLEPEPSVNSNVLPENYNFSEPPAKSAPTTSDTVNVNLHTVEYKQPEYKSVLVERDGEVDLRRRKLPCCMMEQEIIDAIRNNDIVLITGDTGTGKSTQIPQFLYENGFCGGESIIGVTQTRRVACIAIAKQISLELNSSTLVGYQIRYDKMFNRNCKIKLMTDGILLNHLKSDILLTGFSVIIIDEAHERRVNSDILIGLLSQIVKLRRQLYNQHNKLPLKYFLPTTHFHTFHIIYTILHYLTLFTLFYTILHNFTLFTQFLHINLICRLVIMSATIRKEDFLENEIFRGIKHVHITSGKLNYTVHYNKTTPVDYLLEAKKKILQIHKKLPQGSILVFLTGKHELYTLKSLLSGVNTGYIPPQETAHNTTENSNTTGDPVDGEIFELEDESEDLEVDLGELDDKTLGSDEQHSDTDERIEYELNVLTENYKKSVDCEWLGSDSQGKLTIKILHASQSNQQQMECFMLPKENERIVILSTNVAETSITLPNIRYVVDSGKEKRKKYDNVRGFEKFEILNVSKASADQRAGRCGRLGHGHCYRLYTNSIFNNLFPPSSPVEILESNLTSVCLVLISFGINPYNFTFLTRPPKELIDSAILTLYHLDIIKLTIRGGTEENLNLLGDPFKVPPEQHCTPSIDRVDELTITRLGKCVSLIPLDPRYAKMIYCVLSKLNHIKESIRPNFLSVSFIVISALSHNNTLFTHDSGDISSGKYANDVEMLMCVLCDYSVSEEKNAFSSRNSPNQKLNSLNQKLISEVFLQANQLFEIISAQFNSLKHISQLNVLNSKLQKLKNLEMKILVECVIECLVDKIAVGVRYLTPDSKSKGYKCAQMPNETVYLKNSKHNYEIVAYNYLMSQPTHSVTVNTAVTNTGTGNTAVTNTGTGNTAVSNTVTANTARTNTGDTIKDDKIRMYNVVEVNAAHLAMLSSSLIVSKEVEKSPKPVYADGKVFAYAKQYYKPLDYPLTISKIQLNSHPLVFRAFAEAFCFGLVYAKLAEFTPLLTCASEDFYKPLKLNSALYNFIKSIASRSVCDRETFEREFSRDNKFLFKQYTNLLRRQYEPKKLLSIYQSLLIYYTIGNLRICGKIGNLRICGKIGNFENLCKNR; translated from the exons ATGGTTGACCTTTGGGATACAGATTTACAGAACGCTAAGGCGTTAATAAGATCCGCAAATGAATGCGCTAATATCTACACATCGCAAACTGATAAAGCCGAGACGCTCAAATGCTTAACCATAATAAGAGCCAAAGTCGCCTCTCTAAAACGG ACTATAAATAACCTCGAAATGAGCCTCCTGGACATGGATTCCAGTAACCTGAGCTCACAAGTCATACATAACCGACGAAGGGATCTCGATGAAGTTATTTACTCGTTCAGATCACTCGAACTTATTCTCAAAAATTCTAACCCCGATCTCACTCACATACAACCAAACTCCACC CGGTTGAACGAGTCTGATTTGAGGGAGATGTCGACTTCGGAGTTTAAGTATTACAGGGACACgatgataaaaatacagGACGACGAGTTGGATTTGCTGGACAGCAGTGCAAGTTCAATTAAGAACATAAGTACAAATATCAGAGATGaagttaatttacacaCGAGACTGCTTGGCGATGTTTCCGAGTCCATGGACTACACAAACTCATTCGTTAACAGGAACAGGGAACGATTCAATAATATCATCCTCAGGG ACTCTAAGGCTTTAATTAAATCACTCCAACagaaaaataacaaaaaaaAACccaaaaatttaaacacaGAACCGCAAGAGGAGGAGGCAGTAGATAATTCCTCAGTAGATGACGAAATACAACGGGAGGAATCACTTGATGAGTTAACCACTGAAGACTTATTGGAGCCTGAACCATCAGTTAACTCCAATGTGTTACCTGAAAATTACAATTTCTCCGAACCCCCAGCCAAATCAGCTCCTACAACTTCTGACACCgtaaatgttaatttacacactGTAGAATATAAACAACCCGAGTACAAGAGTGTTTTGGTGGAGAGGGATGGTGAAGTAGATTTAAGGAGGCGTAAATTACCCTGTTGCATGATGGAACAGGAGATTATCGACGCTATTAGGAATAATGATATTGTTCTCATCACAGGTGATACCGGAACAGGGAAATCCACTCAA ATACCGCAATTTTTGTATGAGAATGGTTTTTGTGGCGGTGAAAGTATAATTGGAGTAACGCAGACTAGAAGAGTAGCTTGCATAGCAATAGCTAAGCAAATTTCACTAGAGTTAAACTCGTCAACCTTAGTTGGATACCAA ATAAGATAtgataaaatgtttaatcggaactgtaaaattaaactcaTGACCGATGGAATTCTACTCAATCACTTAAAAAGTGATATCCTCTTGAC aggGTTTAGTGTGATAATAATTGATGAGGCGCATGAGAGAAGAGTAAATTCTGATATATTAATTGGACTCCTATCGCAAATCGTTAAACTCAGACGTCAACTCTACAATCAACACAACAAACTTCCGctcaagtattttttaccaactACTCATTTTCACACttttcacattatttacactattttacactatcttacactatttacactattttacactattttacacaattttacactttttacccaatttttacacataaacTTGATTTGTAGATTGGTGATAATGAGTGCTACGATACGGAAGGAGGATTTTCTGGAGAATGAAATATTTAGGGGAATTAAGCATGTTCATATTACATCCGGGAAGTTAAACTACACTGTGCACTATAACAAAACTACGCCCGTCGACTATCTGTTGGAGGCCAAGAAAAAAATACTTCAAATACATAAAAAACTACCACAAGGCTCAATTTTAGTTTTCCTAACAGGGAAACATGAATTATACACACTCAAATCGTTACTGTCGGGGGTTAACACTGGGTACATACCCCCTCAGGAGACTGCTCACAATACTACTGAGAACAGTAATACTACTGGTGACCCTGTGGATGGAGAAATATTTGAACTAGAAGATGAATCTGAAGATTTAGAAGTTGATTTAGGAGAATTAGATGATAAAACACTGGGGTCTGATGAACAACATAGTGACACTGACGAGAGAATAGAATATGAATTGAATGTTTTGACGGAAAATTATAAGAAATCAGTTGATTGTGAGTGGCTAGGGTCAGATTCTCAGGGGAAACTAACAATCAAAATCCTACACGCTTCACAATCTAACCAACAACAA ATGGAGTGTTTTATGTTACCTAAGGAGAATGAAAGAATTGTTATTCTGTCAACTAATGTCGCAGAAACTTCAATCACACTGCCAAACATCAG GTATGTGGTGGACAGTGGGAAGGAGAAGAGAAAGAAATATGACAATGTGAGGGGGTTTGAGAAGtttgaaatattaaacGTGTCAAAAGCGTCTGCGGACCAGAGAGCTGGCAGATGTGGCAGACTTGGTCACGGCCACTGCTACAGATTATACACAAACTCCATcttcaataatttatttccCCCGTCGTCGCCCGTAGAGATTTTGGAATCTAATTTAACATCGGTTTGTCTTGTGTTAATCTCGTTTGGGATTAATCCGTACAACTTTACGTTCCTCACGAGACCGCCAAAGGAACTCATAGACTCGGCAATTCTCACACTATACCACTTGgacattattaaattaactattagAG GGGGGACAGAGGAGAATTTGAACCTTTTAGGTGATCCCTTTAAAGTACCTCCTGAACAACATTGTACTCCTAGTATTGACAGGGTTGACGAGCTGACCATTACGAGACTGGGGAAATGTGTGAGTTTAATACCGTTGGATCCGAGATACGCCAAGATGATTTACTGCGTCTTATCCAAATTAAATCACATAAAAGAAAGTATCAGGCCCAACTTCCTTTCCGTGTCATTCATCGTCATATCAGCACTATCACACAATAACACTCTTTTCACACATGATTCTGGTGATATTAGCAGTGGTAAATATGCAAATGACGTGGAGATGTTAATGTGTGTTTTGTGTGATTACAGCGTGTCGGAGGAGAAAAATGCGTTTTCCAGTCGCAATTCACCGAATCAAAAGTTAAATTCACTGAATCAAAAGTTAATTTCTGAGGTATTTCTGCAGGCAAATCAGCTCTTCGAAATCATCTCAGCACAGTTTAACTCGCTCAAACACATCTCACAGCTCAATGTTCTCAACTCCAAACtccaaaaattaaagaatttGGAGATGAAAATACTAGTGGAATGTGTCATCGAGTGCTTGGTGGACAAAATAGCCGTCGGTGTCAGATACCTAACCCCTGACTCCAAGAGTAAAGGCTACAAATGCGCCCAAATGCCGAATGAAACTGTTTACCTAAAAAACTCCAAACACAATTACGAAATTGTCGCCTACAACTATCTAATGTCACAACCTACACACTCTGTGACTGTTAACACTGCTGTGACTAACACTGGGACTGGTAACACCGCTGTGACTAACACTGGGACTGGTAACACTGCTGTGAGTAACACTGTGACTGCTAACACTGCTCGAACTAACACTGGGGACACTATAaaagatgataaaattcGTATGTATAATGTTGTGGAGGTGAATGCGGCGCATTTGGCTATGTTGAGTTCAAGTTTAATAGTATCTAAGGAGGTAGAAAAGAGTCCGAAACCTGTGTACGCTGATGGTAAAGTATTTGCCTATGCTAAGCAGTATTATAAACCACTAGACTACCCACTCACAATAAgtaaaatacaattaaattCACACCCGCTGGTGTTTAGAGCATTTGCCGAAGCATTTTGCTTCGGCCTGGTGTACGCAAAGTTGGCAGAATTCACACCTCTCCTGACCTGTGCCAGTGAGGATTTCTACAAACCCTTGAAACTGAACAGTGCGCTGTACAACTTTATCAAATCTATTGCCAGTAGAAGTGTGTGTGACAGGGAGACGTTTGAAAGGGAATTCTCAAGGGATAATAAATTCCTATTCAAACAGTACACAAACCTGCTAAGGCGACAGTACGAGCCAAAAAAGTTACTCTCCATCTATCAATctcttttaatttattatacaatagGTAATTTGAGGATTTGTGGAAAAATAGGTAATTTGAGGATTTGTGGAAAAATAGGTAATTTTGAgaatttgtgtaaaaataggtaa